A region of the Sus scrofa isolate TJ Tabasco breed Duroc unplaced genomic scaffold, Sscrofa11.1 Contig525, whole genome shotgun sequence genome:
GGGGAGGCGGGCGTGCGTGTccactctcctctctccttctgaCTTGGGGAGGCCCCAGCAGCTTCCCATGGAGATGAGGGAGGACCTGCATCCCTATCAGCCAGCTGCTCCATCGAAGTTTCGGAGGCCTATGGGAAGGTGAGGGGCCTTTCCTCGGGGAACGCCCAGCCCAGCGAGCATCCCTCCTGGTCcagattctggagccagggaGGCCGTCAGCTCACAGCAGGGCTATGGGCTTGTTCCCTGGGGCACTCAGGTACTgagaggaggaggtggcagcTGACGTGGCTACAGTGTCCGGGGTCGAGTACGTTGTGTAGAGCCCGGTCACCTGCAGGTCGGGGAAGGACTGGTCACTGCCGCCAGAGATGGGGGTCAGGCCCGAGGCGCCCAGCTCACAGCCAAGTGGAGAGTCTCCGAAGGCCCCCAGGGTGTCCAGGCTGAAGCCCTCATCCTTCATCTCCTCCCAAAGGTTCCCTTTCAAAGACAAGAGCATTTGGGTGAGCTGGCTTCACGTCAAACAGATCGGAGTCTGAATACGGCCTTAGGGAAGAGGCACAGATTAAATGTGGGGTTTCAAGTCACTGCAGGACAGTGTGGAGGAGCCAGAGTCCCAGCCCCAGGCATTCCCTCCCCACGGGGCATCCTTGAGAACATCACTTCCGTCTCCGAGTCTCAGGCTCCTTGGACGAAATGAGATGATCAGAGAAACCACCTCCTAGGACTGCAAGGCTTAAACAAGGGGATGCGTGGGAAGCCCTCTGTCCTCATTAAGCAGTCCCATCATGGTCAAAGACAGGGGACAAGACCACAATTTAGCTTtcctcaacacatttttttttttttttggtctttttagggccacacccaggagggctgggaggaggggtttCGTGGGTTAgggggcagattttttttttttttttttttttttttaaggcaggagTTCAAATACCATTCACAGCTATACTAGAACTGCTAACTTGTGCATTTCCTTGTTATCACGCAGCTCCTGAGGGTGAGGATTTCTGGGATTACACATAGGAGGTGCACCATGTTAGCGAATGGACAGACCCTGAGCCTTCATTGAAGCCTGAACTtcctgtgttcattcattcattccttcactcctTCCCGTGTTTTGAGGACGACCATGTGGCCAGTAAGAGGCTAACATGTGCCAACCTGGCATGAGGTTGGCCCATGCAAGTTGGAGCAGTTCTGGTTGGAAGTTTGGGGTCAGAGAGACCTGGTTGAAATCCTGGCTCTGTGACTTCCTAGCCGGGCCACCTCAGGCCAGTGACCTTACTTCTCTTGGCCTTGCTTTTCTCATTGGCACATGGGGATGCGGAAGGGCTGTGGCCTCCCAGGCTGTCACAGGCCCAACGGGATGATGTCTATGAAGGGCTTGGCACAAGGCCTGGTAGATAGTAAGCACTCACTAAATGCTTGTGATTTGCTATGATTAGGTAGTTAGGAAGTGTTTGTTGAGGGAATGAGATGTGGGGTGAATGCAGATGgccccctctcctctgccctcccctttctttctgcCACCCCCCCACCTGGCTACCCCCCCCTTTCTGTTCCCATCACCATTCTTCCCGCCTCACCCTGCAGAGCGAAGTCCATGATGCTGGGGTCCAGGGCATCCACCTCAGTGTTCAGGTCAGTGCTGATGTTGATGAAGTCCCGGGGCCCTTCCAGGgccgggtggggggggggctagGGTAGATCCGGCAGGGCTGAGGGCGGggtctgggctggggcaggggagtcTGGGGCAAGATGTGCCTGGGGCTGGACCTGGTGGTGCAAAGGCACCGACTGCAGGGACAGGGTCATCAGTGGCTGGGGCGGGAGCTGCGAGACGGCCAGGCAGCTGTGGGCCATGGCCACCGTGGTGGCGTGGGTCAGCATGGGGGCGTCCGGCTCCCCTGGCTTGCCAGGGCGTCGGCAGCTTTCTGGCCGGTCTGAGATCAGCTTGTCCAGCTCCTCTGCAGGCAAGTGGGAGAGCTCACTCATCAGAAACCCCCCAgagtccccaggccccagcccaggcctggatGCAAATCCCAGGGTTAACACCCATGTGATTTTAGCAAGCCTCTTGGACATTGCACTTAATGGTGGAAAACTTGGTTCATAAACCTTTGGCtcacatctttgatttcttcagcatACGCTGCCAGAAGTAGAATTAGCGATCAAACTGGGAGACCAAGTGTGCAGGTTTGATATTACTTTGCCCTGGAAAAGTTTTCACAGTTTACGTTCTACCAACTGTACAATGACAATGCCAGTTTCACCACATCCTAGCCCACACTGGGTGttagtgttttattattttgggaCTCTGTACCGATGTGGAAGAAAGCTAGGGAAGCAGTATTTCCCATGGTTGTTGtgtttggcattgctgtgtgagAAACTGGGGTTGTTGGTGAGATTCAAAAGCTTTCATGTGTTTCTGACCAGACCCTTCAATTGACCAGCCACCAGGtaggagtggggaggagaggtATATTTCACAGGGGAGAAGGGGGCGTGGTGTTTAGAGTCCGCATCCCTGCTGAGGTGGCTGAGCTTGTTGTGGGATGGGCAGGGCGCAGGCAGcgatgtgtgtgggtgtgggtgtggggtgtgtgtgtgtgtgtgtgtggagggcgCCCGGGCCTCACCAGGGTTGGCCATGCTCCTGTGGATGGCAGCCAGGTCCTTCCTCTTCCACTTGTGCATCTCTTCCTCCATCTTGTCGATGCGGGCCAAGTTCAGGGCCCACAGGCAGCCCTTGCGCGAAGACCCGCTCATCTTGTTCTCCACCTTCTCAAAGCACTTGTTCAGAGACAGGTTGTGTCGCACCGAGTTCTTCCAGCCGTCGGGAGCCGTCTGCGGGGAGAAACGGTCGCATGGGAGATGCCCTCAGGGATGTCCCCCTGAAGCCCCTCTTTCCAAGGGGATCTCAAACTCAGTCCTGGTTCTGGCAGTGCCAGGGAGAGGCCAGAGCCACGCCCACACCCCATCCTGGGCCGGGACCCCTCACCTTGAAGTAGGGGAAGTGCTCCTTCATGAAGCTGTAGATCTCGCTCACGGGCAGGCTGCCTGTCTTGCTGTTCTTCAAGGCCATGGCGATCAGACAGCTGCACACAAAGTGTGGGGCAGGCCAGGTATAAAGCCCAAGGTCCTCTCTGCCAGGAAGTTGTCCCTGCTTCATCCCCTTGGTACCAGCCCTACACACTCACAGTGTCAGCTTGCAATATCTTTTCATAGCCCTCCTTCTTTCTCAGCACCTGCCCTTCTTGACCCTGAGCTCAGCCATTGATACCATTTGAGA
Encoded here:
- the LOC110258874 gene encoding LOW QUALITY PROTEIN: forkhead box protein N4-like (The sequence of the model RefSeq protein was modified relative to this genomic sequence to represent the inferred CDS: inserted 2 bases in 2 codons; substituted 1 base at 1 genomic stop codon), with amino-acid sequence MLCAGQLQRGKFKNGSSCDGGQIAEREGRARGSPPPKHPPPQERLQRRPGENRLQEMIESDISSMMSGIIRNSGQSHHPSSQEYRLLATTGDDDLPGDLQSLSWLTAVDVPRLQQMASGRVDLGGPSAPHAHPGALTRAADLHVGATPGPLLHSPAAMAHQGILGLGPMANHGASMSQFPIGGQPSSSLQDPPQLYSPASHPQFPLPPGVQQCSPVGLYXPPFGARTPYPQSRMAVHASQELHPXHYPKPIYSYSCLIAMALKNSKTGSLPVSEIYSFMKEHFPYFKTAPDGWKNSVRHNLSLNKCFEKVENKMSGSSRKGCLWALNLARIDKMEEEMHKWKRKDLAAIHRSMANPEELDKLISDRPESCRRPGKPGEPDAPMLTHATTVAMAHSCLAVSQLPPQPLMTLSLQSVPLHHQVQPQAHLAPDSPAPAQTPPSALPDLPXPPPHPALEGPRDFINISTDLNTEVDALDPSIMDFALQGNLWEEMKDEGFSLDTLGAFGDSPLGCELGASGLTPISGGSDQSFPDLQVTGLYTTYSTPDTVATSAATSSSQYLSAPGNKPIALL